In Terriglobales bacterium, the DNA window GGGGATGGGTCAGGCGCGGGGTCGGCGCTGGCCGCGGCCGCCTTGGCCGCTCCTCCACTGGCCCAGTCCTTCAGGATGGCTTTGCAGGCGTCGTCGACCGAGCCGCCCAGCGTCACCGTAGAGTGGCTGACGATGGAATCACCGTCGCGATTGAAGACGGCCACCTTGTTGTCCTTGCGCAGGATGCCCTTGCCGCCCTCGTGGTCGAGCAGCACCACGTAATCGGCCTTCTCCTGCTTGTTGTTGATGGTCACGTCGGGGCAGCGTTCCCCGAAGGTCTTGATGATCTCGGCGGTCTGGGGGCGGGCGCCGCCGCTCGAGGCGCCGCCGAACCCTTCGCTGGATCCGCCGCCGCCGCCGCTCATCTCCCAGGACTTGCTGTCAGTGATGAAGACGCGGGGCTTTTGCTGTGCCGCCGCCACTCCGACGGCGACGAAGAAGGCAAGCAGAGGAAGAAGAAGGGATGGTTTCATGACGAGCTCCGGCCAGCACGAGATTCAGGGGCCTACAAGCTTGGATGCGGAATCGGGCGAAGACGGC includes these proteins:
- a CDS encoding PEGA domain-containing protein; protein product: MKPSLLLPLLAFFVAVGVAAAQQKPRVFITDSKSWEMSGGGGGSSEGFGGASSGGARPQTAEIIKTFGERCPDVTINNKQEKADYVVLLDHEGGKGILRKDNKVAVFNRDGDSIVSHSTVTLGGSVDDACKAILKDWASGGAAKAAAASADPAPDPSPAAPAAAKLEVSSNPDGADIEVDGNFMGSTPSSLELAPGEHQVRISKAGYQPWERKIKVTGGDVHLKAELEAAK